Genomic DNA from Kiritimatiellia bacterium:
TCAGCCGCGCTGTCCGCGCCGGCGACACCATTCTCATTGACGAGAGCAAAGGGATCGTGGTGGTCAATCCCTCCAAGGAAAGACGCGAGCAGGCCTTTCATCAGGCGGAAGTCCGCAGGGGCATCGTCAGCCGGCTGGCAAAAATCAAAACGCTTCCGGCCGAAACGACCGACGGATACCGGGTAATGCTTTCGGCCAACATCGAGGGCCCCCAGGACGTGGAGGCCGTATTGGAGAGCGGCGCCGAAGGGGTGGGATTATTCCGGACCGAATATTTTTACATGGAACAGAACAAAGCCCCGTCTGAAGACGAACAATATGAAGCCTACCGCGAAGTGGCCAAGCGCCTGGCGCCTTCCCCGGTGATCATCCGCACTCTGGATATCGGCGGCGACAAGTTCCTGCCGGATATGGACAACTCATGGAAGGAATCAAACCCTTTTATGGGCTGGCGCGCAATCCGTTTCTGCCTGGCCCAGCCGGATTTGTTCCGGACCCAGATGCGGGCCATTCTGCGCGCCAGCATTTATGGGAATATAAAGATCATGTACCCCATGATCAGCAATCTTGACGAACTCGTCCGGGCAAACGTCATATTCAATCAATCCAAAAAAGAGCTTATGGACCGCGGCCTGCCGCTCAATCCCCGCATTGAAGTCGGGGCCATGATTGAAGTGCCTTCCGCTGCCGTGGCGGCCGACGCCCTCGCGCCGCATGTGCGTTTTTTCAGCCTAGGGACAAACGATCTGATTCAATACACGCTGGCCATTGACCGCGGGAATGAAAGGGTCGCCTACCTCTATGAACCAACCCACCTGGCCATCATCCGGCTGATGAAACACACGATTGACGCCAGCCATCATTATGGAATCTGGACCGGCGTCTGCGGCGGCATGGCCAGCGACCCCCTGCTGGTTCCCCTCCTGCTGGGACTGGGGGTTGACGAATTGAGCGTGACGCCTTCCTCCCTGCTGATTGTCAAGGACGCCATCCGCTCGGTAAGCTACAACGCCTGCCGTAAAATCGCCGAATTATCACTGAACTCGCGCCGGGAAACCGATATGGAAAACACATTCCGCAACCTGGCAAAAAAAATCGCGCCGGAAATTCTTGAGCTGGCACATTAAAAGAAAGGAAAAAAATGAAAGATTCATATTTGTTCACATCCGAATCTGTTACCGAGGGACATCCCGACAAGATTGCCGACGCCATTTCCGACGGCGTGCTGGACGCC
This window encodes:
- the ptsP gene encoding phosphoenolpyruvate--protein phosphotransferase → MQATVKKPDSEKEIVLKGIGVSSGVAYGRVFLKPGHEENLVEHAIAPEDIPKEIARFEAALIATRRQIKEFQKQCDPEVGSIFDAHLLILDDRPFIEKVFAGIENQRKNVEAVLYDVARGFIQSLHKVNDNYVRERAADVQDVTRRVFLNLAGHKGSLADLNEKGIIVVANDLTPSEIVSLDKEIAAGIALDLGSPTAHTAILAAKRGIPAVVSLHDISRAVRAGDTILIDESKGIVVVNPSKERREQAFHQAEVRRGIVSRLAKIKTLPAETTDGYRVMLSANIEGPQDVEAVLESGAEGVGLFRTEYFYMEQNKAPSEDEQYEAYREVAKRLAPSPVIIRTLDIGGDKFLPDMDNSWKESNPFMGWRAIRFCLAQPDLFRTQMRAILRASIYGNIKIMYPMISNLDELVRANVIFNQSKKELMDRGLPLNPRIEVGAMIEVPSAAVAADALAPHVRFFSLGTNDLIQYTLAIDRGNERVAYLYEPTHLAIIRLMKHTIDASHHYGIWTGVCGGMASDPLLVPLLLGLGVDELSVTPSSLLIVKDAIRSVSYNACRKIAELSLNSRRETDMENTFRNLAKKIAPEILELAH